The genomic interval GACTGGGCGAGATCTTCACCGTGTCCTTCTTCCGCGGACTTGACCCGTCGGAGGTGGTACGCCGCTTCAGCCGCGGCGAGGACCACGGCCGGGAATCGGCCTTCGATGAGCTTATGGAGCAGGCCGGCGATTCCTCCTCGAGAACAAGTGAGGGACGCGCCGTGGGTGTTTGGCAGGCCGGTGAGTGGAGCGTGGCGATCGAGCCGTTCGGGTGGATGGCCACGCTCCCCGATGTCCTGGCTGAATTGTCGCGTGATTGCGAGGTAGTGGCCATCACTCACCACGCGTACGCCGAAGACATGTTCGCGTACGCGATCGACGGCAGGCTCGTCACAGGCTAAAGCCCCTTGCATTGCCCTCACATTCGATTCGGCTCGGAGCCCGACCGGCTTTATGGGTTCATGCGGGAACTCGGTATGGACCTGGATATGGAGGAAGAGGAGCGTGACTGGGACGGCGAGGATGACGGGGATGATGACGACATCGACTTCTTTGCTGCCTTGCCGGCAGCTTTCGCCTTGGCCGCGCAGCTCACTCAGGTGCGGTTCGCACCGGAAATGCTTGATCGTGCGATGCTCGTCGGGCCTGTCGCGCCCCGGGCTTTGGCCAGCTGCCGAACCAGCTGGCCAACAGCGCTTCCCGAAACCTCCGGCGAGATGCCGGGGAATTCGGCCATGACGATGACCGCCGGTCCGGAACCTTTGCGGAAGATGGTGCGGGTCTTGCCTTCATAGGTGAACGCGTCACTCTGGGAGTCGATGAGATCGTCGTCGGATATGTGTGGCCCTTCTCGACATGGACCCTCACTTTCACCCGTCCGGCACCTCGTTGTCTTGGAAGAATTGGTCAGGCGGGGCAGCGTGCATGGACGGTGTTCGACCACAGCGTCCCGGTCAGGTCGCGCTTACTGTCGCGCCCGTCGTTGGCGGAGAAATTCAGCGTGTTCGAGCCGTGGCAGATCTTGCCGGATTCGACTGCGATCCGGCCGTCGGCATCGGCGCGCAGGGGGCCGAGGCTTTGCTCGAGCCATAGCGGGTTGGAATAGTCGTTGCCGACGACGATTCGGATGTGGATATTCGAGCGGGGCAGGAATCCGCTGCCGCTCACCTTGAACGAACCGTCGCCGTGGGCCGCTACGCCGATGACCGGTGACGGCGTCGGAGCCGGGGTAGGCGGCTTCCTTTCGCCCGGCACGTAGACCTCCACCGGCACGGTCCACCCTTGCCGGCATTTGCTGTCGCAGCCCTCCACCACGACCCGATGGGTGCCCGGTGTGGTCGTCCGTTCGGTATGGCCGTCTCGGCCACTGGAATTGATATCGGTCTGGTTGCCGTCGACGCTGACGATGAATTTCTGGTAGTAGAACGGAGTGGTGTCGCCCCATTCGACGTGAATTTTGTTGCCGTACCCGTAGACAGCCACCGTCATACCGCTGCCCTGCGCGGGCGACCAGACGATCTGGCCGTTCTCGAAAGGCTGGTAGCGACTCGCGATTCGATTGCGTTCGGCCATATCGGCGGGGAATCCGGGCGGCTTGTGCACCGGGATCTGCTCGGGGCCGGTGGGGCAGCCGATCGGGCTCTGCTCGCCGCCCATCTTGTCCCACCTCCCGCCGATGTATCCGCTGGGGCGCTGTGGGCAATGGTGACCCTGTTCGTGCAGGGGAGCGGCGAGCGCATACTGGCCTGCCGATGCCAGCAGTGCCGCGCCGGTGAGAACGATACCCACGCGCCGTGCGGT from Nocardia goodfellowii carries:
- a CDS encoding LGFP repeat-containing protein, with the protein product MSTFSTARRVGIVLTGAALLASAGQYALAAPLHEQGHHCPQRPSGYIGGRWDKMGGEQSPIGCPTGPEQIPVHKPPGFPADMAERNRIASRYQPFENGQIVWSPAQGSGMTVAVYGYGNKIHVEWGDTTPFYYQKFIVSVDGNQTDINSSGRDGHTERTTTPGTHRVVVEGCDSKCRQGWTVPVEVYVPGERKPPTPAPTPSPVIGVAAHGDGSFKVSGSGFLPRSNIHIRIVVGNDYSNPLWLEQSLGPLRADADGRIAVESGKICHGSNTLNFSANDGRDSKRDLTGTLWSNTVHARCPA